From Pseudomonas sp. G.S.17, the proteins below share one genomic window:
- a CDS encoding LysR substrate-binding domain-containing protein → MDLLALADFNLVARHGGIGRAARASGRPKATLSRRVADLERRLGLRLFERGAHTLKLTEEGRALFERTAALLNELDESVAAIASGGKRPRGTLRISAPLFFAQAAMGKLAAGFAMRYPDVRLEVTTEDRIVDMIEEGYDLIIRVNPAPDENLIGRVFLRDRLVVVANPALVRPEGDVAVPSVVRGAGDQGHVWPITTPGGRSQINVAAVLSLSSMFMVRDAVRAGVGVARLPISLVAHDLLNGQMVHWGDVDGPEVALWTLYPSRRLLSARVSVFLEYLKEAFPTGRPEELTSFITS, encoded by the coding sequence ATGGATCTACTCGCGCTCGCCGATTTCAATCTTGTAGCGCGTCATGGAGGGATCGGCCGCGCGGCCCGTGCCAGCGGGCGACCGAAGGCGACGTTGTCGCGTCGCGTAGCAGATTTGGAGCGCCGCCTCGGGCTGCGTCTGTTCGAGCGCGGGGCCCACACACTCAAGCTCACCGAGGAAGGGCGAGCGTTATTCGAAAGAACCGCTGCGTTGCTAAATGAACTGGACGAGAGCGTTGCCGCCATCGCTTCAGGCGGGAAGCGGCCACGGGGCACACTGCGCATCAGTGCGCCTCTCTTTTTCGCCCAGGCGGCGATGGGAAAGCTCGCCGCAGGCTTTGCAATGAGATATCCCGACGTCCGGCTGGAGGTCACCACGGAGGACCGCATCGTCGACATGATCGAGGAAGGTTATGACTTAATCATTCGGGTTAATCCGGCGCCCGATGAGAACCTTATTGGCCGTGTCTTCCTGCGTGACCGACTGGTAGTTGTAGCCAATCCTGCCTTAGTACGTCCTGAGGGTGATGTGGCTGTACCGTCAGTGGTTCGAGGGGCTGGCGACCAGGGTCATGTGTGGCCTATCACTACGCCCGGCGGCAGGTCCCAGATAAATGTCGCAGCCGTCCTGAGTCTATCTTCGATGTTCATGGTGCGTGATGCAGTCCGAGCAGGCGTCGGGGTCGCACGCCTTCCCATTTCGCTGGTAGCCCATGATCTGCTCAATGGACAGATGGTGCACTGGGGGGATGTAGATGGCCCGGAAGTCGCGCTTTGGACGCTCTATCCATCACGGCGGTTATTGAGCGCCCGCGTGTCGGTATTTCTCGAGTATTTAAAAGAAGCTTTTCCCACGGGCAGACCAGAGGAACTGACAAGCTTTATTACGAGCTGA
- a CDS encoding SDR family oxidoreductase encodes MKTVLITGCSSGFGLATAQYFLERNWKVIATMRTPDEALFAASEHLRVLALDVTNPSSIQQVIEAAGPVDVLVNNAGIGLLGALEGISMQAIRGIFETNTFGTMAMIQAVLPQFRQRKAGVVINVTSSVTIKSLPLLSVYTASKAAVNAFTESLSIELAPFNVQMNLVLPGRAPGTDFGKNAQPRMQGSIPEAYADLAQKVFAEFGQSSVVTEAQDVAQAVWHAANDPASPMRMVAGADAVALEREQSTPA; translated from the coding sequence ATGAAAACTGTACTAATTACGGGATGCTCGTCCGGCTTTGGTCTGGCCACCGCTCAGTATTTTCTTGAACGAAACTGGAAGGTCATCGCGACGATGCGCACGCCAGACGAAGCGCTTTTTGCTGCATCTGAGCATCTGCGTGTGCTTGCGCTGGACGTCACCAACCCAAGCAGTATCCAGCAGGTCATAGAGGCCGCAGGACCAGTCGATGTGCTGGTCAACAACGCGGGAATCGGTCTGCTTGGCGCCCTGGAAGGTATCTCGATGCAGGCGATCCGTGGCATTTTTGAAACCAATACCTTTGGCACAATGGCGATGATTCAGGCGGTATTGCCTCAGTTTCGCCAGCGTAAAGCGGGGGTTGTCATCAACGTCACGTCGAGCGTGACGATAAAATCACTGCCGCTTCTCAGCGTCTACACCGCAAGTAAGGCTGCGGTGAATGCGTTCACTGAGTCCCTTTCGATTGAGCTTGCACCCTTTAATGTTCAGATGAATCTGGTACTACCGGGGCGTGCTCCTGGGACAGATTTTGGGAAAAATGCACAACCCCGAATGCAAGGCAGCATTCCAGAGGCTTACGCTGATCTGGCACAAAAGGTATTTGCTGAGTTTGGGCAATCTTCCGTAGTCACTGAAGCCCAGGACGTCGCGCAAGCGGTATGGCATGCAGCGAACGACCCAGCTTCGCCGATGCGCATGGTCGCCGGCGCTGACGCCGTTGCTCTGGAAAGGGAACAGAGCACACCTGCTTAA
- a CDS encoding AraC family transcriptional regulator has translation MFDPLAEVVTLLQPGASFSKIVSGVGAWRVRRSVTGQPFYCAILDGGCRLSVAGQPAITLHAGDFLLIPAAYDFTMMSLQPMADGDADTPPVEVRPRDFRVGTQDIPADVQLLVGHCTFGSPDAALLVSLLPKVIHVRGERRLATLVELVTEEARGQRPARDVILAHLLEVLFIEALRSTATENAPAGLLRGLGDERLAVAIRQMHEHPNQPWTVAQLAREAALSRSTFFERFKQALGMAPMAYLLTWRMALAKNLLHGRDGSIAEIAQQIGYSSVSAFSVAFTRYTGLTPGRYSRDEAAV, from the coding sequence ATGTTTGATCCGCTCGCGGAGGTTGTCACCCTTCTGCAACCAGGCGCCTCGTTTTCCAAAATTGTCAGTGGCGTAGGGGCATGGCGTGTGCGCCGTTCGGTGACCGGTCAGCCGTTTTACTGCGCAATTCTCGACGGAGGTTGCCGACTTTCAGTAGCAGGGCAGCCTGCGATAACCTTGCACGCTGGTGATTTCCTGCTTATTCCCGCCGCCTACGACTTCACAATGATGAGCCTTCAGCCGATGGCAGACGGGGACGCAGACACCCCTCCCGTCGAGGTACGGCCACGTGACTTTCGTGTTGGCACGCAAGACATCCCGGCCGATGTTCAATTGTTGGTAGGCCACTGCACGTTCGGCTCTCCGGATGCTGCGCTGCTAGTATCACTGTTACCCAAGGTGATACATGTTCGCGGTGAGCGCCGGTTGGCAACGCTCGTAGAACTCGTCACCGAGGAGGCGCGCGGACAGCGCCCAGCGCGTGATGTCATCCTTGCACACCTGCTGGAAGTGCTATTCATCGAAGCCCTGCGCTCCACGGCAACCGAAAATGCACCGGCCGGGCTTCTGCGCGGACTTGGCGATGAACGTCTGGCTGTAGCGATACGCCAGATGCACGAACATCCGAACCAGCCATGGACGGTGGCGCAGCTGGCCAGGGAAGCTGCTCTTTCACGCTCCACCTTCTTCGAACGTTTCAAGCAAGCATTAGGTATGGCACCGATGGCGTATCTGCTTACGTGGCGAATGGCGCTGGCGAAAAATCTGCTGCATGGTCGAGACGGCAGTATTGCCGAGATTGCGCAGCAGATTGGTTATAGCTCCGTCAGTGCATTCAGTGTCGCGTTTACACGCTACACGGGACTTACGCCTGGACGCTATTCGCGGGACGAAGCCGCTGTATAG
- a CDS encoding NmrA family NAD(P)-binding protein yields MTILVTGATGRVGRQVVEQLLKRHADVRVLVRDPSKADFPAQVDVVQGEMLDIDSLRRAFTGVSSFFLLNAVAADEFTQALLTLNIARDTGVERVVYLSVLHADRFVNVPHFAVKSGAERMIEQMGFSATDPAPGLLHRQRSNGQGRHV; encoded by the coding sequence ATGACCATCCTCGTTACTGGCGCAACTGGCAGAGTCGGCCGCCAAGTTGTTGAACAACTTCTCAAACGTCACGCAGACGTGCGCGTTCTCGTCCGCGATCCCTCCAAAGCTGACTTTCCGGCGCAGGTTGATGTAGTGCAAGGTGAGATGCTGGATATTGACTCGCTACGCCGTGCGTTCACCGGTGTCTCCAGTTTCTTTCTGCTCAATGCGGTGGCTGCGGATGAGTTCACCCAAGCTCTACTGACGTTGAACATCGCTCGAGACACGGGTGTGGAAAGGGTCGTTTATCTCTCGGTCCTTCATGCCGACCGGTTCGTGAACGTGCCGCACTTCGCGGTTAAATCAGGTGCCGAGCGGATGATTGAACAGATGGGCTTCAGTGCCACTGATCCTGCGCCCGGCCTACTTCATCGACAACGAAGTAATGGTCAAGGACGCCATGTTTAA
- a CDS encoding aldo/keto reductase, whose protein sequence is MQYRSLGSSSLQLSVLSFGSWITFGTRLDQRGANECLACAFDHGINFFDSAEVYLGGEAERMLGRGIKELGWSRDSYCVSSKVLFGTGDNHSATNPSRLTQQGLSRKHITEACHQALQRFGVDYLDFYLCHRPEPGMSIAEIAWTMNTLTQQGKVLYWGTSEWPAEDILRLIEFCQQNRLIPPQLEQPQYNLFHRERVEREYQPLIHEHGLGLTTWSPLASGVLAGRYDEGNGVDSRLATEGFSWLEDFVFENKRDERIEAAKQLKTIADELGATRAQLALAWVLKNEAVTSVLIGASSKAQLQENLGAVEVLPRLENAVLRKMDKIFR, encoded by the coding sequence ATGCAATATCGCTCATTAGGCAGTTCATCCCTGCAGCTTTCGGTTCTGTCATTTGGCAGCTGGATTACCTTCGGTACACGCCTCGACCAACGTGGCGCCAATGAATGCCTCGCTTGCGCCTTCGATCATGGCATCAACTTCTTCGATAGCGCCGAGGTTTACCTTGGCGGTGAAGCAGAGCGCATGCTCGGACGCGGGATCAAGGAGCTTGGCTGGTCGCGAGACAGTTACTGCGTTTCCAGCAAGGTACTGTTCGGTACCGGTGACAATCACTCTGCCACGAATCCCTCTCGGCTAACGCAGCAGGGCTTGAGCCGCAAGCACATTACCGAAGCTTGTCACCAAGCACTGCAACGCTTTGGCGTCGACTATCTCGATTTCTACCTGTGCCACCGGCCAGAGCCAGGTATGTCCATCGCGGAAATTGCCTGGACCATGAACACACTAACCCAGCAAGGCAAGGTGTTGTACTGGGGCACATCGGAGTGGCCCGCGGAGGACATTTTGAGGCTTATAGAGTTTTGTCAGCAAAACCGCCTCATTCCCCCACAACTGGAGCAGCCGCAATACAACCTGTTCCATCGAGAGCGTGTCGAGCGCGAATACCAGCCACTCATTCATGAGCATGGGCTCGGTTTGACTACCTGGTCTCCGCTAGCATCCGGCGTTTTGGCGGGGCGTTACGACGAGGGAAATGGGGTGGACAGCCGGCTGGCGACCGAGGGGTTTTCCTGGCTTGAGGATTTTGTTTTCGAGAACAAGCGCGACGAGCGAATCGAGGCCGCTAAACAGCTTAAGACGATAGCCGATGAACTGGGAGCAACACGCGCTCAGTTAGCGTTGGCCTGGGTGCTCAAAAATGAAGCTGTAACGTCGGTTTTGATTGGCGCCTCTAGCAAGGCGCAGTTGCAGGAAAATCTGGGAGCGGTTGAGGTTTTACCGAGGCTTGAAAACGCAGTGCTTCGCAAGATGGATAAGATCTTCCGGTAA
- a CDS encoding LysR substrate-binding domain-containing protein — MIETRLLRQFVVVAEELHFSRAAERLHMAQPPLSQAIRRLEEQIGYPLFVRDKRTVELTSAGLALLGKAHELLGALDESVAYTRRVAQGIEGHLVVAMISLSHYPGFWRALSAFRTQIPAVELSFIEATTKEQVELLESGEADVGMMRCPGTTTPSLTIERLLLDPIQVVLPAAHPLAANTAVRLEDMSNESFVMSARALGQGFHDQLLALCKGAGFSPRIVQQARQIQTVLGLVAAGYGVALVPASFERLGLQDVVFRPLQHSALEELTSVALNVASNNSVVSPLRDVFIETLRRHV, encoded by the coding sequence ATGATCGAAACTCGACTGTTACGTCAGTTCGTTGTCGTTGCTGAAGAGCTGCATTTCAGCCGTGCCGCAGAACGGCTGCATATGGCGCAGCCACCGCTCAGCCAGGCGATCAGACGGTTGGAGGAGCAAATCGGCTATCCCTTGTTCGTTCGCGACAAGCGAACCGTGGAGCTCACCAGCGCAGGGTTGGCCCTTCTGGGAAAAGCTCATGAACTGCTCGGCGCGCTAGACGAAAGCGTCGCGTACACGCGGCGAGTCGCCCAAGGCATAGAAGGGCATTTGGTGGTTGCCATGATCAGCCTCAGCCACTATCCAGGCTTTTGGCGCGCCCTGAGCGCATTCAGAACGCAGATACCTGCTGTCGAGCTGAGTTTCATCGAGGCCACTACCAAAGAGCAGGTCGAGCTTCTCGAGAGCGGCGAGGCCGATGTTGGCATGATGCGTTGCCCCGGAACGACAACCCCCTCGCTGACCATCGAACGGCTGCTGCTGGACCCTATTCAGGTTGTCTTGCCTGCAGCTCACCCTCTGGCGGCGAACACTGCTGTAAGGCTTGAGGACATGTCTAACGAATCGTTCGTCATGTCGGCTCGTGCCCTGGGGCAGGGCTTTCATGACCAGTTACTCGCTCTATGCAAAGGTGCAGGTTTTTCGCCAAGGATCGTCCAGCAGGCCAGGCAAATCCAGACGGTGTTGGGGCTGGTAGCGGCTGGCTATGGGGTGGCGCTGGTACCGGCCTCATTCGAGCGCTTAGGGTTACAGGACGTCGTATTCCGGCCATTGCAGCACAGTGCCTTAGAAGAGCTGACCTCGGTCGCGCTGAATGTTGCCAGCAACAATTCGGTCGTCTCGCCGCTGCGAGACGTGTTTATCGAGACGCTAAGGCGCCACGTCTGA
- a CDS encoding fumarylacetoacetate hydrolase family protein gives MAFALALSIPACSAAPSIVSPTTTSGLAPVATAHTFAQVRKGNVISTLLVTERSDASVTAIDLSELAGLHSADVFDVIDRFSAAQLDALAGEKSRTQTHPLARLLGVGPRGVAHIAAGTNYPEHGKEVGVDEAFLFPKISSARGPRSTLIAAPGALMDYEVEVCARFDRELRSVADFDEARKGFFLCGDFSDRATLVRNINLKDVTSGDGFPDAKSGSDRFPVGPFLVVPKDWKAFLAGVVIETHVDGERRQHANAGDMIKDLRTIVQETLAQAKTRTWSYQGGRIPMVDRPAIATGSAVLTGTGEGVVFKEPGPEVINALMSAADRDQQRDVIEKYLASEVSKGVYLRPGNAVRYSSNYLGWIHTNVISATPSAATHPARPGDIPTTSVAQSSSCMRPLAFPQSTPCQELQ, from the coding sequence GTGGCATTTGCGCTGGCGTTGTCCATTCCCGCCTGCAGCGCGGCGCCTTCGATTGTTTCCCCCACAACCACATCCGGGCTCGCGCCAGTGGCAACTGCCCACACCTTCGCTCAGGTGCGAAAAGGCAACGTAATCAGCACGCTGTTGGTTACCGAGCGCTCTGATGCCAGCGTAACGGCCATTGATTTGAGCGAACTCGCCGGGTTGCACAGCGCCGATGTCTTCGACGTCATCGACCGTTTCAGTGCTGCGCAACTCGATGCGCTGGCAGGGGAGAAGTCCCGCACGCAGACGCACCCGCTGGCACGACTGCTCGGCGTCGGGCCAAGGGGCGTGGCGCATATTGCAGCGGGCACCAATTACCCAGAACACGGCAAGGAAGTGGGCGTCGACGAAGCGTTCCTGTTCCCCAAGATTTCGTCGGCCCGCGGCCCTCGCTCGACACTGATCGCGGCACCGGGCGCTTTGATGGATTACGAGGTTGAAGTGTGTGCACGGTTCGACCGCGAGCTGAGGTCGGTCGCCGATTTCGATGAAGCCCGCAAGGGATTCTTTCTTTGCGGGGACTTCAGCGACCGGGCAACGCTGGTCAGGAACATCAACTTGAAAGACGTCACCTCCGGCGACGGCTTCCCTGACGCTAAAAGCGGCAGCGACCGCTTTCCTGTCGGTCCTTTCCTGGTGGTTCCCAAAGACTGGAAAGCCTTTCTGGCCGGGGTGGTCATAGAAACCCATGTCGACGGCGAGCGGCGTCAGCACGCGAACGCGGGTGACATGATCAAGGACCTGCGCACGATCGTTCAGGAAACGCTCGCTCAGGCGAAGACGCGCACCTGGTCGTACCAGGGCGGGCGGATCCCCATGGTCGATCGGCCGGCCATCGCGACCGGCAGCGCTGTGCTTACCGGCACGGGCGAGGGCGTGGTGTTCAAGGAACCGGGGCCCGAGGTCATCAACGCGCTGATGAGCGCCGCCGATCGGGATCAACAACGAGACGTGATCGAAAAATACCTGGCGAGCGAGGTAAGCAAGGGCGTTTACCTGCGCCCTGGAAACGCCGTGCGGTATTCCAGCAACTACCTGGGCTGGATCCACACCAACGTGATCTCGGCCACACCTTCTGCGGCAACCCATCCGGCACGTCCCGGCGACATTCCAACGACATCCGTGGCTCAGAGTTCTTCCTGCATGCGGCCCTTGGCCTTTCCTCAATCGACTCCCTGTCAGGAACTGCAATGA
- a CDS encoding LysR family transcriptional regulator: protein MDFHGIDLNLLAAFNALMDERNVTRAATQVGVSQPAMSAALSRLRKLLGDPLFLRSPNGILPTPRARELAQPIAQALSQIKAALVTTPGFAPADAVFSMNLGLSDYPAFVVLPTLLQTLSEHAPNLSINVHAFNDRDHAVDMLDAGVIDAAIGVLPSHQDGRIFTRPILRDVFVTLIAHGHPAARRGMDMDTYLSLPHVLASPEGERHGLVDQALAQLGKQRTLALTLPQMFAVPAIIASSRMTATVLKRIALSSPTGGKLVLFPPPVALPEITFHLIWHRRGNGNPAQEWFRGMIESVADGL, encoded by the coding sequence ATGGATTTCCACGGTATCGATTTGAACCTGCTGGCCGCATTCAACGCCCTGATGGACGAGCGCAACGTCACGCGCGCCGCAACCCAGGTCGGCGTAAGCCAACCGGCCATGAGTGCAGCCCTTTCGCGCTTGCGTAAGCTGCTGGGCGATCCGCTGTTTTTGCGCAGCCCTAACGGCATCCTGCCGACGCCGCGTGCGCGTGAGTTGGCCCAACCCATTGCTCAAGCGCTAAGCCAGATCAAAGCCGCGTTGGTCACAACGCCTGGTTTTGCCCCGGCGGACGCGGTGTTCTCGATGAACCTTGGCTTGTCGGACTATCCCGCCTTCGTAGTGCTCCCCACGCTGCTGCAGACGTTGAGCGAACACGCGCCAAACCTGTCGATCAACGTTCACGCATTCAATGACCGCGACCATGCCGTGGACATGCTGGATGCGGGAGTGATTGATGCGGCAATTGGCGTGTTGCCGAGCCATCAAGACGGTCGCATTTTCACGCGACCGATACTGCGTGACGTTTTCGTCACGCTCATCGCCCATGGCCATCCGGCAGCCCGACGCGGGATGGACATGGACACTTACCTCTCGCTGCCCCATGTACTGGCCTCGCCCGAAGGCGAACGACACGGGTTAGTGGATCAGGCATTGGCTCAGTTGGGCAAGCAACGCACCCTGGCACTGACGCTGCCGCAGATGTTCGCGGTGCCGGCGATCATCGCCTCTTCCCGCATGACCGCCACGGTCCTGAAACGCATCGCCCTCAGCTCGCCGACGGGAGGGAAACTGGTCCTGTTTCCGCCGCCGGTCGCGCTGCCGGAGATCACTTTTCATCTCATCTGGCATCGTCGTGGCAATGGGAATCCCGCTCAGGAGTGGTTCAGAGGGATGATTGAATCGGTTGCGGATGGGCTTTAA
- a CDS encoding NADP-dependent oxidoreductase, giving the protein MSDMMKAVQLHEFGGPNVLRYEDAPRPIAQPGEVLVRVHAASLNPPDFYLRDGYRALPPEWWPNPTFPLVLGTDVSGEVVAVGDGAGRFSVGDNVYAMVRFPKDLMTGSGGYAQYVCVHEAELALKPIGIDHVQAAGAPMSLLTAWQFLIDPGHDEPNPFQSFPHAPVPLRGKTVLVNGAGGGVGHLAVQVAKWQGARVIAVASGKHEGLLRDLGADEFIDYTNTVVEDVAKHVDLVIDAVGGANIKRFLSVIRPGGALFLVNPMGFSGHKEAADLGITVSSTQVRSNGSQLAEAGRLLDDGTVRMVIDSTFALAQASDAHHRASQGSIQGKIVLIV; this is encoded by the coding sequence ATGAGCGACATGATGAAAGCGGTGCAATTGCACGAATTTGGCGGCCCCAACGTGTTGCGTTATGAGGATGCACCCCGACCCATCGCCCAACCCGGCGAAGTGCTGGTACGTGTACACGCAGCCAGTCTCAACCCGCCTGACTTCTATCTGCGAGACGGGTATCGGGCCCTGCCTCCCGAGTGGTGGCCTAACCCAACGTTCCCGCTGGTGTTGGGTACGGATGTGTCCGGGGAAGTGGTAGCAGTTGGCGACGGAGCCGGCCGCTTCAGCGTGGGTGACAACGTCTACGCTATGGTACGTTTCCCGAAAGATCTAATGACGGGTAGCGGCGGCTACGCCCAATACGTCTGCGTCCATGAGGCCGAGCTGGCGTTAAAACCCATCGGCATAGACCACGTCCAGGCGGCCGGTGCGCCCATGTCACTGCTCACTGCCTGGCAGTTTTTGATTGACCCAGGCCATGACGAGCCGAATCCGTTTCAGTCGTTTCCACACGCCCCGGTCCCGCTGCGCGGCAAGACCGTGTTGGTCAACGGTGCCGGAGGGGGCGTGGGCCATCTGGCGGTGCAGGTTGCCAAATGGCAAGGGGCGCGCGTGATCGCGGTCGCTTCCGGCAAGCATGAGGGTCTGCTCCGCGACCTGGGCGCTGACGAATTTATCGATTACACAAACACCGTCGTTGAAGACGTCGCAAAGCATGTGGATCTCGTGATCGATGCCGTCGGTGGCGCGAATATTAAACGCTTTCTGAGCGTCATCCGGCCAGGCGGCGCGCTGTTCCTGGTCAACCCCATGGGTTTCTCCGGACATAAAGAAGCAGCGGATCTGGGCATCACGGTGTCTTCGACGCAGGTGCGCTCCAACGGTAGCCAACTGGCAGAAGCCGGCCGCTTGCTGGATGACGGCACGGTCCGCATGGTGATCGACAGTACGTTTGCGCTCGCCCAGGCATCGGATGCACACCACCGCGCTTCACAAGGCAGCATTCAAGGGAAAATCGTGCTTATCGTCTGA
- a CDS encoding putative quinol monooxygenase yields the protein MLIVTGYLYVSPAHVERFRTEFQTLAVDTRQREGNISYDAAIEDTQSGKLILSERWADQAALTAHLNAVDTVQFVNRWGGLMLGDIRKYDALNERELMTL from the coding sequence ATGCTTATAGTGACTGGCTACCTCTACGTCTCGCCTGCTCATGTCGAGCGGTTTCGAACCGAGTTTCAAACCCTTGCTGTCGACACACGACAACGAGAAGGGAACATTTCCTACGATGCCGCCATAGAAGACACACAATCCGGAAAACTCATTCTCTCGGAGCGCTGGGCTGATCAAGCCGCGCTCACCGCTCATCTCAATGCCGTAGACACCGTACAGTTCGTAAACCGTTGGGGAGGATTGATGCTAGGCGATATTCGAAAGTATGACGCTTTGAACGAACGAGAACTAATGACGCTGTAG
- a CDS encoding LysR substrate-binding domain-containing protein — MIAFARAGSLGSYRAAARSLSISPSAISKSIQRLERHLGVSLFTRTTRSLTLTVEGRDLHERVLQLLRQVEEIEQVAKSARSEPAGTLRIAASLPIGLHIIAPAITEFRKRHPKVSIDLRLSDQIVDLAEEGIDLAVRIGELPDSSLLSRRLLPYTLGCYASPDYLARCGTPRHPDELAEHETVNLRYQNTGQTLRWPFRIGDKEVEILPSSPVVVDASEAILAAMIAGAGIGIAASFMAAPRVKRQELVPILAEFAVQRENITAIWPESRRTNPAVRAFLDMLIELR; from the coding sequence ATGATTGCGTTCGCCCGCGCTGGCTCTCTGGGCAGCTACAGGGCGGCGGCCCGCTCGCTGTCCATTTCACCCTCGGCGATCAGTAAAAGCATTCAGCGGCTGGAACGTCATCTTGGCGTGTCGCTGTTCACACGCACCACGCGTTCGCTGACCCTTACCGTTGAAGGACGCGATCTTCATGAGCGTGTGTTGCAGCTGTTGCGCCAGGTAGAAGAGATCGAGCAAGTGGCAAAATCGGCACGCTCCGAGCCTGCTGGCACGTTGCGGATTGCGGCATCACTTCCCATCGGGTTGCATATCATCGCGCCCGCCATCACCGAGTTTCGTAAACGCCACCCCAAGGTATCGATCGACCTGCGGCTGAGCGACCAGATCGTGGACCTTGCCGAGGAAGGCATTGATCTGGCCGTCAGGATCGGTGAGCTTCCAGACTCATCGCTCTTGTCCCGAAGGCTCTTGCCGTACACTCTCGGTTGTTATGCCTCTCCAGACTATCTGGCGAGGTGCGGCACACCTCGGCATCCTGATGAACTGGCCGAGCACGAAACAGTGAACCTACGCTATCAAAACACCGGTCAAACCTTACGCTGGCCATTTCGCATTGGCGACAAGGAGGTCGAAATCCTGCCGTCATCGCCTGTCGTTGTTGACGCAAGCGAAGCTATTCTGGCGGCAATGATAGCGGGCGCGGGCATAGGCATAGCCGCTAGTTTCATGGCCGCTCCGAGGGTGAAGCGGCAAGAGTTAGTCCCGATTCTGGCTGAGTTCGCAGTGCAGAGGGAGAACATCACGGCTATCTGGCCGGAGAGTCGTCGCACAAATCCTGCTGTGCGCGCTTTTCTGGATATGCTGATCGAGCTTCGCTGA
- a CDS encoding helix-turn-helix transcriptional regulator, giving the protein MLIPIPYKYIDDEQGPVLLATARRDGEIRLTVPHRHRRGQLFGAMRGLLAVDAGRGRWVVPATHAVWVPPDIVHGMRSYGTYAGWSVHVATSACAALPSAPAILSVSGLLRESVARAATWGDAELDTAQSQLVSVILNEIATLPQTDLGLPMPRDRRLLQIAHALSDRPDDDRKLEEWAQWAGIAPRTLTRRFVAETGFSLTEWRQRVRLLRAIELLAAGRAVSAVALDLGYQNVSAFISLFKRTFAMTPGQYMDLMAEGSLRAE; this is encoded by the coding sequence ATGCTTATACCGATTCCCTACAAATACATCGACGACGAGCAGGGCCCTGTGTTGCTGGCAACTGCACGGCGAGACGGCGAGATCCGCTTGACCGTTCCGCATCGCCACCGGCGCGGCCAACTATTCGGCGCGATGCGCGGGCTATTGGCGGTTGACGCCGGCCGCGGCCGCTGGGTCGTGCCAGCCACTCATGCAGTGTGGGTACCACCTGACATTGTGCATGGCATGCGTTCGTACGGCACGTATGCGGGCTGGAGCGTGCATGTCGCAACCAGTGCGTGCGCTGCATTACCGTCGGCGCCGGCGATCTTGTCCGTTTCCGGGCTGCTACGCGAGTCGGTAGCGCGTGCTGCTACTTGGGGTGACGCAGAACTCGACACCGCTCAATCGCAGCTTGTTAGTGTAATCCTGAACGAGATCGCTACGCTGCCGCAGACGGACTTGGGGTTGCCAATGCCGCGTGACCGCCGCCTGCTACAGATCGCGCATGCATTGTCAGACCGACCCGACGACGATAGGAAGCTGGAAGAATGGGCGCAGTGGGCAGGCATCGCGCCGCGCACGCTCACGCGCCGCTTCGTTGCCGAGACAGGTTTCAGCCTAACAGAATGGCGCCAGCGCGTCCGGCTGTTGCGGGCAATCGAGTTACTGGCGGCCGGCAGGGCCGTTTCCGCAGTCGCACTCGACTTGGGTTATCAAAACGTTAGCGCGTTCATTTCCCTGTTTAAGAGGACGTTCGCCATGACCCCGGGTCAGTACATGGACCTGATGGCCGAAGGATCGCTACGAGCTGAGTAG